In Fragaria vesca subsp. vesca linkage group LG5, FraVesHawaii_1.0, whole genome shotgun sequence, the genomic stretch CCGCAAACCTATACCTTTCATTTCCTTCATCACTATACTTACCCAAGAGCCAGAACACTATCCTATGAAATCACTTGGCCGGCTTTCAAACATCAATCATGAACGGAAACCTTAACCCAATATACTTACGTAAACAGAGCAAGCATCAGTAACAAAAGCAAGCATCAATTACATAACAAAGCTTAAAGTCTCTATAGCTTAAAAAACCAAACGTAACAACAACAACAAATGAAAGTGAGTACCGATCTCTTCTACTGAACAGTGGCCTGTTCTTGCGGAGGAGAAGGGTCAGCAGCGGAAGCATCATCAGAAGAATTGAGGAAAACCCAATCGGCGGGGAGAGGCGGCAGAGGAGCGTACACGGTGGGCTTACGTTTAACGTCCCAAGCAGCCGTTTTGCGTGGGCGGGTCTTGCGGTGGTGAGCCGTCGCCTTCTTCTGCGGCCTGGACGAGCATTCTATGACCAACCCAGTACTACCACCGCAGAGTGGTGGCGCCATCTGGGTGAGTCCGAACGACGCCTTTGCGGAGGGGTTGCGGAGAGGGACGGGCATGGAGAGGAGTTGAGGCCCCAACATCACAGCGGAGACTGACATTTTTGGGTTTGAGACGAGTTTTTGCGTTTGGTTCTGGAGATGATAATGTGGGTAACGTTATCTATAGTGGGTCTTTGCTTCTTTTAGTTTTACTGGTTACTGCTAGTGTCATGGGCTCATGGCCTTTTCTTTTTACTCTTTTTTTTTTTGGACAGGTTTCGATTAGTGTTGATAAATTAAAAAATGGTGCGTCTATTGTTACCCTACAAACCACTTTATTCACTCATTTACAATACCTAAAATATCATTTTTCTCAATTCTATTTTATTCACCCATTTACAATCCCAAAAATAAATTTTTCTCAATTCTACTTTGTTCAACA encodes the following:
- the LOC101292130 gene encoding 50S ribosomal protein 6, chloroplastic-like; the encoded protein is MSVSAVMLGPQLLSMPVPLRNPSAKASFGLTQMAPPLCGGSTGLVIECSSRPQKKATAHHRKTRPRKTAAWDVKRKPTVYAPLPPLPADWVFLNSSDDASAADPSPPQEQATVQ